From Rhodamnia argentea isolate NSW1041297 chromosome 10, ASM2092103v1, whole genome shotgun sequence, a single genomic window includes:
- the LOC125312651 gene encoding G-type lectin S-receptor-like serine/threonine-protein kinase At4g03230: MRRQHGSNQGSRESTQENPDFRLYDSEKRIKMWMESRQFDEDDKKGIDVPFFDLEIILQATNNFSDENKLGKGGFGPVYKATFPGGQEIAVKRLWSGSGQGLEEFKNEVILIAKLQHRNLVRLVGYCVKGDEKMLLYEYMPNKSLDSFIFDRRRCGLLTWDTRFEIILGIARGMLYLHQDSRLRIIHRDLKTSNVLLDEEMTPKISDFGLARIFEAKQTEASTQRVIGTYGYMSPEYALDGFFSFKSDVFSFGVVVLEIVSGIRNTGFYRSEGTMSLLTHAWNLWNDNKALDLMDQVLHETYNRDQVLKCINVALLCVQEDPSDRPTMSNAVFMLGSETVTLPVPKKPAFAVKIGVSTTASSSSKPELSSVLSTTLEQGR, from the exons ATGAGAAGGCAGCATGGTAGTAACCAAG GGAGCAGGGAAAGCACTCAGGAAAATCCTGACTTTCGTCTATACGACAGCGAGAAACGGATCAAAATGTGGATGGAGTCACGCCAGTTTGACGAGGATGATAAGAAAGGCATAGACGTGCCATTTTTCGATTTAGAAATTATTCTGCAAGCAACGAATAACTTCTCGGATGAGAACAAACTTGGTAAAGGCGGGTTCGGGCCTGTTTACAAG GCTACTTTTCCAGGAGGTCAGGAAATTGCAGTGAAGAGGCTATGGAGTGGATCAGGACAGGGCTTGGAGGAATTTAAGAACGAAGTCATCTTGATTGCCAAACTTCAACATCGAAATCTCGTCAGATTAGTAGGATATTGCGTCAAAGGAGATGAAAAGATGTTACTATATGAGTACATGCCCAACAAAAGCTTAGATTCATTCATATTTG ATCGAAGAAGGTGTGGGTTGCTGACCTGGGACACACGATTTGAGATTATCTTGGGAATTGCACGAGGAATGCTCTATCTTCATCAAGATTCTCGGCTGCGAATCATTCACAGAGATCTCAAGACAAGCAACGTTTTGCTCGATGAGGAGATGACTCCCAAAATCTCCGACTTCGGTCTGGCACGGATATTTGAGGCAAAACAAACTGAAGCAAGCACGCAAAGGGTGATTGGCACATA TGGATACATGTCTCCGGAGTATGCTTTGGACGGATTTTTCTCATTCAAGTCCGATGTTTTTAGCTTTGGTGTCGTCGTGCTGGAGATTGTTAGCGGGATACGTAACACAGGCTTCTATCGGTCCGAAGGAACAATGAGCCTTCTCACGCAT GCTTGGAATTTATGGAATGACAATAAAGCATTGGACTTGATGGATCAAGTGTTGCACGAAACTTACAACAGAGATCAAGTTTTAAAGTGCATAAATGTCGCGCTTTTATGCGTGCAAGAAGACCCGAGCGACCGTCCCACGATGTCAAATGCAGTATTCATGCTCGGTAGTGAAACTGTGACTCTTCCAGTTCCAAAAAAACCGGCTTTTGCAGTTAAGATAGGCGTTTCTACGACAGCTTCTTCTTCCAGCAAACCAGAGTTGAGCTCGGTGTTGTCGACTACTCTGGAACAAGGACGTTAG